The Capsicum annuum cultivar UCD-10X-F1 chromosome 3, UCD10Xv1.1, whole genome shotgun sequence genomic sequence TGATCAAAAGAGATACAGAGAGAGGGGGGGTCAGGTTCAGTCAAAGCGGGGAGGTGGAAATTTCCATGGCAGGCAAGGTGGATCTGGCCGAGTAAATGTCAATTATGATTGATGGGGAGGGCTAAATGTGATTTAGGTCTTTTAGCTTGTGATGAACCGCAACCTTACCAGATGGACTCCGACTCTCTTCTTAGTTTGGCTAGACATCTGGTAGTGCAGTTTTAGGTGATAGCTTTTGTCGTGGTAGAAGAGAACTTGTTGGCCAATGTCACACGGGTGAGCTGGACTACGGCCAGGTGTGGCCACATGGTTTTGGGAAAGAGTAATGTGTCTGGTGCAACTGTAAGTGCGACGTTATGAGAGGTGTAATTAATTTGCAGAACATTAATATTGTTGCCCATTTTCTCCCCAGAGGAATGAATGTCTATGCATGTGGAGCATTGTAAGTTgctattatatttttgtattatcaGAATCTAGAGGTGTAGCTTTTTCTCTTGGTCGAAAGAATGATGACCAAAGCGAAGCTGGTTTTGCGCCCCCTAccccctattattttattttgctgGCGTAAATACCTTTGAATCCAATACGCCATGATGtttaaaataatacaacagacAGTGAAATGAATTGCTGTAATTTCcacaaagcaaaaaaaaaaaaaaaaaaaaaaaggaagaagacgTGAATGGGTTTCATTTCCTCTTAACCAACTCTTAATCAATTTCATTACTGTTTTGAGGAAATTTCGGAAATAGGTGCCCTTTGAgatctaattattaattatagaGACGGTATGGCTAATTGTCAAACGTAGCAATTGACTGTTGTATCAATTCGCTCTGCATCGATTTGCTCTTCTCATAGCCTGTAGCTATAGAGCTAAGTGATACAACTTCAAGCGAACATATATAGTGTGAATTGAATTTTAGCGAACATGTATAGtgaaacaaataaaattcatCGAGTGAAACGAATTTTAGCGAACATATATAGTGAAACAAATAAAATTCGAACTGTCGGCTATGtattgtaatattttgaactcTAGCTTTCAGATAAATACGTGAAATGGTTTCtaatttttcctaatattttcttTACTAGTGATCTTTTTTCATTACTAACATGTGCAAAATATGAGTTTAAACTTCCACGCGGATAAGTACATGAACAAAACCAACTCAACCAAACTTAAGACTTGCTGTCACGAAATTCAAAATTACAGTACAAGGATTTGTCCCATTTGCAGTCCTAATAGTTTGGTGAAATGAAAATATGCAGAACCATTCGCTTTATCCATGCTTTCTACCAGATGTTAGTACTTTCATATGTTTAGATTGGATGCCAGTTACTTTTACATGCTACTTagcaatataaaaaatatttgtaaatatTCATTCTAAAAGTTGCCGTAATCATTAAGGAAGTGAAAATCATGGAAGACGAGTGAAAATACATAGagacaaatacaacaacaacaacacccagtgtattcccacatagtgaggtctggggagggtaagatgtacgcagtccatacctctacctctaaagaagtagaaaggccaAATACATAGAGACAAATGATACTAAATAACATCTTATTTTTCTAAATCTTAGAGAGCAGAGTTATATTATATCTATGCTTATAAAAGGTAATAAGCGACTAAtggtttcttttttctttcatttttcattggAACATAATGTGAATGAAAAGTTTGTAACAAAATGAATCTGAAAATAAGAGCATAACAGATAAAAGCTCTGAATAGTCATGAACTGCTCCAAATTTGAAATTGGTTGAATTGTTTTTCTAAATTGAATTTGGCAAATTACTGAGTTCACTCTAAGATAGAAAAGATTCAAAATAGTCTTTTATATTTGAGCTtagacacaaatcattcttatatTTTCACACAAAGCATCCTCATTAGATAAGGTGAGAATAAGAGTGTTGCTTATTCTATTCGGTTCAAATATTACTTGATCAAGAAGTCATCTTGAATTTTGTTGGACTATTTCTGTACTATGTCCTAAGTGTTGCTCGaaaaatatttggttgaaacTCTTACTTATGTGctagaaaataaatttgaaatcaCAGTATATGACGATGCATAATCAATAATGTAACTAGGTAAACTTAATTTGGATATTTCGTACTGAAGTATACTGCATGTAGTTCTAATAGCTcctaatttttattaaattcgTAGTCGGTATAGTACTAGCTACTttgatttaacccaaaaaaagccaatcaatatattttctacttgttttTAGTTCCATCAAATAAGGAATTTAGCTCAAGATAGCTCCTTGGGGATTGGAGGGaagggaaaaattaaaaaatcatatcaTGCTAAATCAAATTTGTTacaacttaaattcttatttttttttaataaaaaaaatgatatatttcTTGATTCGAAGTTATATATGTCAATCTAATAGAAATAATTAACATTGTCAGAATTTTAtctttgaaatataaaaaaatcatgtacATCGCTATTTTATGCCGTCGTAACAAAAGATAGAAGTAATAGAGGAGCACAAGTGCTCTAATGCAAAAGAATACGAATGATGTTGAATCTAAACGCAAAAATAAAggattattttgggattttctccttcaaaaagtgctaaatatataattttaaatcaacaGACCgactatattaaaataattttaaaaaaaaaagaaaaagaaaaaagtttaattGAAAAATCGAAATGGCCCCTGGAAGAACCCTAATATTCACAATTCTAACCCTTTCTCTCCTACTACTATTTGTTTTCCCCTATCCGAAATCGCCAATTTCTATCTCTCTCTGAACAAACAGATAAAGCTTTTCTTCTCCGAAAAGCAAATTCTTCACCCCCCCAAACTCCCCCGCAAAAGTCAATTACACGCATTTTCACCGTATTTTGCTGTAagcatttttcttcttcttcaatactACCGcaaatttgtatttatatttatttattcagctattaatttaggcttaaaaggatATTATGGTTGTGTGCGTACGATTTTTATTGTACAGTTAAAGAGGTTTAACTTGGAACAGCGTTGAGCTAGAGGAAtcaatatatacatgaaaaatcgATTTATTCCCCTTATAGGTTGTGAATTGGAACCTATTTTATATGTGGAAAGGGTAAGATTTGTTTCTTGTATCTGTCATAGccttggttgaggcacttgactTGTATTGTATCTGTTGTTGTTGGGAGGTGACACGTATCTTGTGGTTAGTTTAGGTGCGCGCAAGCGGGCTTGTATGCCATGGTTATTAAAGAAAATGTAGttgtttatttcttttgttttcctttttatgatttttctaaaataattgtGTGTTTGTGGGTGGGTGCTGTATGGTGTAGAATCTTCTGTTGATCAATAAATTAGATTCGATTTGATTCCTTTTTTCTCTATGATAATTTATGAGTTTTCTGGTTTCTGCTCTACTAGCAATTGAGTCATATATCTTCGTGTTGTGATGTGTTATGTTGTTATTGTAGCTCTAGGAGAAGTAATGACCTTGCTTGCTAGATGATTGCACGCGCATGGTGGAGATAATGGCATTGGCAACCCATCATTTGCAGGTAAATTGACAGTCATGCaattccattttcaaataattgCAGTTTCCACGGCATGCTTTGTAAGCTTTAACGTGgaaatttcttttttgtttgttgGACTTGAAGTCCTTATCATTTCTATATatgcaattttctttttattaatgaaaaaagttTCTATGTATTGTCTCCAATGCATTCTCTAAAAGCTAGATGTTTAGTTGGAAGTCTCTTACACCTGTTATAGTTTTGGCTTGTTTTTGGACTTTTATAGCTCCTTAGTTCTAGTATAGCCATACATGTACTGGTGTTAAAAATGTGTATTTTTTTGTCTTGTACGGGAACTAAAATATTTGTATCTTTTGTAATTTGGTGTCTTCTTGATGCCACTGCAATGAAAATGCCGAACTTCATAAAAAATTGTTCCTATGAATTGCCCCTACCCCCTAGAAATTGTTCCCtaattagatgaagaaatttatgaatagtttctttgtttttattaGCATGACAATCTTAGAGCAGCAGGCTGTGTTTGTTCTAGTCACAATGCAAGCATTTGAAGTTTAAGTGCACTGTGAGTTTGATCTAGTTGTAGTTGAAAAACATTGTAACCTATCTGTTTATCACACAGGAGGTTAATCAATGCTTCTTCCTTTAGATGAAGCTCTCTGTTTTTTGTAGTTAATTCTCTTCCTTGGTGATTAGATGTTGTACTCTAATTAAATcatgttctttttttattttagcattcaTCTGAGTAATGAGTTTTAGAGGCTATTGATGAGTGCATAAAcatggttttattttttgtgtgacTTGCGTTTGCAACTTACTCAAGTACTTCATCTACATCAAATTTCCTCTTCCTGTTGACGATGTCGGATGTACTTTATATTATTAAAATGGGGTCATACAATCATTTTGCTTCCATTTCCCGAGTACAAAACTTTATCTTCTAATGATTGTGAAGTGTCCCTTTGAAGCCTGCAAATTTCTTAATTGTATTAAGTAGATATGTTTTTTCTTGCAGGGTTCTTATAGAACACGCCCTTTGAGCCCATCTTCTTGGACTACTGGGAACAAATTAAGGCCCTCTGTAACAAAAATTCTCGTTGGCCAGAAAGATAATTTCATCTCACTGAAGTGCAAATCCTGTTTAAGGTGGAATCTTATATCCTCCTTTGACCTTTTGTTCTTGGTGCCCATGTTTGCTTTTGTGGTCTCAGCTTTTGCAGTCCTATTCAGCTTTCTACAATGACTTGtcaacacacacacatacacacacacccCATAAAAAGAAGAAGCTTCCAAATTCAAGGAGTTTGGTGGTGATGGACTAGTTAATTTCTTTTTATGGAGCAGTTATATGTGCATTTTTGAAGTAATCAAATGAACATTTAGCTCTTTTTCGATGATTTTCCTAAAGAAACGAACATAGTAAAACTTTTGGTCTATATAGTTCCAATCAGATGTAACTATATCATCCCTTGGTAAATTAATTACACTATGAAGAAACTCTTGCTTTTCCTTTTTGCTGGAGGCTGTAATTGTAAGGATTGCAAAAAGCATTTAGAAAAATGAGAGATACGAAAGGCTTTGTACATGTTTCCTTCttaaatcataaaatattgtATAGTGATATGAGTTTAATTTGGAGAACTCACACTTAAGTCTGATGAAATCCTGGTTGAGGAAAATTTGAAATTCACTTTGGAAATAGCACTCTTTTCCATGGGATAGGAATTAGCGGTGAATTGGAAGAGCTTTAGTTTTCATTTTCACTTATTAGGAGATCTTGTGGAGttgctactatttttattttgatgacaGAGAAATCCCTGCAGGTAGTGACCCATGGTTTGAAACTTGGAGGATAATGGACCTATCCCTCCACCCTTCTCCACCTAAATATTACACGTTTTAATGCAGAAGAATTTGAATCCCTTTACATGCATCTAACGCACACATCTTATCAGACCTAAGTCCTAGGGGCTTGTGCAgttgctctattttttttattcacttGGTGTTAAATTAAGACATGTACTAAGGCACTGAGAATAGATTGAAGAATTAGAGTAGAAATCCTTCAGACCTAATTGTGctgattattttaaaaaaccCGACATTATCTATCTAAGTAGCAATCACCAATGCAGCAACATAGAGATAATCTGTTGTTCTTCGATTATATCGTTGTGCAATCATCTTGTATATGAAAGGATAGCACCAGATTTAGAATCATCTGCACCCAAGGGTGTAACATAGTGGTCTATGAATTGGTTAAGAACCATGAGGTTTCTGGTTCAAATCCCAGCGGAGACAAAAACACTCGGTGATGTCTTCCCATTTGTCCTAGCCTTGTTGGGCAGAGTTACCCGGTACTTGTTGCTGGCAGAAGGTGCTAGGTATCCTGTGGAATTAGTCTAGGTGTGCTCAAACTGGTCTAGACACCAcgattataaataaaataaaaagattaatatcACTATTGATCACTACGACTGTGCTGATGCCTGTTCCACCCTTTTTACCGTACACAACTCTTTTGGTTATAGTATGATAAAATTGAGAAAGGGAGAGGGGGCTGACTGACTTCTTTTTTGTGGGAAAGAATATGGTAATACTTTTGATTACTTCTACAGTCTCGACGTGGGTGACCCCTTCTCAACTGTACACTCCCCTGTAGCTTCCTCGGATTCTTCTTTATGGCTATGGAACTGCAAAAACTCTTAGTTAAACTTTTAATTAGTTTTATCCTTTTCATTTACCTATAAATGTGTGTATGCTCTTTTGAGACAATTTCTCTTTTTTAACTTCTACATGATTccattaatattaaaaaaaattacctaaCAAACTCTGAAAGACCAACCTTTTCTTCATTCCTTATCCATATCACTAATCAAGAAGCCTTCGCTAGAATGAGACTAAGGGAATATAATACAAAAAcgttttgagttttctttctcTTACTGTCATAACTCATGAGATGCTTATTTACCATCTACACTTGAATGTCAATGGTACCAATTAACCCAATCAATAACAAAAAATGTGGCGGACTTTAGGACTTCAAATATATATGCATTGACGTTTACATGCTGAAGGTAGTTTTTTCCATTTGCTTGACAAGCTAGGAGTTGGCAAGCCATCAAGTTTTCTGTCAGGCCATTCCAAGGCTTAAACAAAACCAAAGGACTGTACAATAGCCAAATCGTGATATTGGTTAAGttggttttttgaaaaaaaatccttTGACTATTCTATTGAAAACGATGCTATACAGTGTGATGTGGTTTCATTTACCCAGAAAATATATGTTTGGCTTGTTGATAGATTGATTCATTCCCTTTGGCATTTCTGGTTTTAGCCCGCCAAACAACAACCTCTAAATAATAAGGTAGAACAAGAGAACAATAAACTGCCTTTTCTACCAGGGCCGCTTTTACGTCTTTAATTGCCCAGAAAGATGCTGCCCTAGTTGCCACATTGCGCGTTGCAGTCTCAAATCCGGATTGCTGATTTTCAGTTGTGTATTGGTCATCCGAGATATTTCCCTCTAGGACTGTTTTATGAGTTCATAGGAGTATTTCTAGATTGTACTACGTCTGTTCCACTCATGGTGATGCACATGTGATTGATCAAATAACTTGATTCCAGAATAGGGGCTCCTCTTGTCCTTAAACCAAAAGGAAAATCCTTGAAGATCTCCGCTTTCAAGAGCAACAATCAAAATGAGTCTGGAGGCAGAGTCAGTGGGTCAAAATCCCTGAAGAGCTCAGTGAAACTTTCCTATGTTCCCCATGAGAGTGAAGAAACCTCTGTGGAATCTCCAAGGGCACAGAATGTTCCCATTTCTTACTCTGCCGAAGCAGACCAGACTACAAATTATTCTGTCATGCAAAACATATTTAAGAGCTGGCTAACATTGTTGCGTACACCTTCATCGAACCAAGTAACAAATGAAACTGTGGAAGAGCCATATACCACAGAAACTCAAAAAATGGTACAAGAGAAAGAAATAGTTCATGTCTTAAAGGCGGTCTGGTGCTACTTTCTGAGTCTGGATGCAACAATAAAGATACCTGTATTGACATTGTAAGTATCGCAGTCTCAATGTCTTGTTACTGTATGTCTTTTTATTACCGGCTTTGCCCGtcctttctctctctatatatatataaatgtgtgtgtgtgtgtgttttgccAGATCTTTATTGTCTTGAGTTTGGGGTGTGTGTCTTTGGGTGTTTCTTTCTACTTAATATGCTCCTCTACCTATTGATTTATGGGTTTTGAGATGTTACATAGATATTCAACGTGTCTTCTGCAATCTGTTTTTTGTTCAGGTGATGTTTTTTAATAGTGTATGGGGGTACAATAGAAAGGGGACTGTTGATGGTGGAAGTGAAAGTTCTCTTTCGCACCAATTTGTGTATTGGTTTTCTTAATGAGTTTAAATATTTCCTCTTATGTGCAAACTTCTGCTATTTTGGTTTAAATTGGAGCTCCTGagcatctttttcttttaataatgtaAAAGAATGTCTTCCCTTTTCAAAGAAAGGAGGCATTCTGGACTGTCTGTTTAAATAGAAAATTGTTGCGTTGCCATTATGTGTCTGTTGTTATTTATCCAAAAGTTGGATGATGTCTTTATAGTAGTCAAACATTAAATTTACGGAATATAATAGTTCTGCtgttttttttaacttttattgtGACCCTGCATATTAGATGTTTACGCAGCCTATTCTCTCATGTTGCAGTGTTCCCCTGTATCTTGCTGTTACTTTAGTA encodes the following:
- the LOC107862549 gene encoding uncharacterized protein LOC107862549, which codes for MVEIMALATHHLQGSYRTRPLSPSSWTTGNKLRPSVTKILVGQKDNFISLKCKSCLRIGAPLVLKPKGKSLKISAFKSNNQNESGGRVSGSKSLKSSVKLSYVPHESEETSVESPRAQNVPISYSAEADQTTNYSVMQNIFKSWLTLLRTPSSNQVTNETVEEPYTTETQKMVQEKEIVHVLKAVWCYFLSLDATIKIPVLTFVPLYLAVTLVYGAEVSKELTPLWILGPLIVALYVKMLRGICSLYVFSFKQTVNVVKNLPTYFRLAYDYVFRGKLKEAIRMHLLKPFTDIKNMDYKEAVKRKIKNIEVYLVEKYLDFVESIWPYYCRTIRFLKRANLI